One Paenibacillus crassostreae DNA segment encodes these proteins:
- a CDS encoding FecCD family ABC transporter permease, whose product MLKKLKSEKESETERLISQPIYRRPRMAIFVLIIGMLVLIVGLMLSISVGAVNIPLRTVWDAIFHYNSNITEHGIIQEIRVPRALADILVGAGFAVAGAIMQGMTRNPMADSGILGINAGAIFMVAISFAFFPGLSYNWMMLLSFIGAAISLILVYGIGALSRKGMTPIRLVLAGSAISALFTALSEGVAIYTNLSQDIAFWFAGGTAGAKWNQLEIITPWILLGLICALLLSRSITILSLGDEIAKGLGQRMTIVRVLGALIVLILAGVSVSIAGPISFVGLVIPHIARLLVGVDYRWIIPCSAILGGILLTVADIGARMINAPFESPIGALIAILGVPFFLYVARKEGRNLS is encoded by the coding sequence ATGTTGAAAAAATTAAAAAGTGAGAAAGAAAGTGAAACGGAGAGATTGATTAGTCAGCCTATTTACAGACGTCCTAGAATGGCAATATTCGTGCTCATTATAGGAATGCTGGTATTAATTGTAGGATTGATGTTGTCTATATCAGTAGGCGCGGTTAACATTCCGCTACGTACGGTATGGGATGCAATCTTTCATTACAATTCAAACATAACAGAACATGGGATCATTCAAGAAATACGTGTGCCAAGAGCATTAGCGGATATCTTAGTTGGAGCAGGATTTGCAGTGGCAGGTGCTATTATGCAAGGCATGACCAGAAATCCAATGGCTGATTCTGGAATTCTAGGCATTAATGCAGGGGCGATATTTATGGTAGCCATCTCTTTTGCCTTCTTTCCAGGGTTATCATATAACTGGATGATGCTATTATCTTTTATTGGAGCAGCAATAAGTTTGATTTTAGTCTATGGTATCGGAGCACTTTCACGTAAAGGTATGACTCCTATTCGACTTGTACTTGCAGGATCTGCGATCAGTGCCTTATTCACAGCTCTTAGTGAAGGGGTAGCCATTTATACAAATTTGAGTCAGGATATTGCTTTTTGGTTCGCTGGTGGAACAGCAGGAGCGAAATGGAACCAATTAGAAATAATAACACCATGGATCTTACTTGGGTTGATCTGCGCACTACTTTTGTCGCGCTCCATCACGATTCTTAGTCTTGGAGATGAAATAGCCAAAGGATTAGGTCAACGAATGACTATAGTGAGGGTGCTTGGAGCACTGATAGTTCTGATTCTAGCTGGCGTCTCAGTTTCGATTGCGGGACCCATTTCCTTTGTAGGTCTTGTTATTCCACATATCGCAAGGCTTCTTGTAGGCGTGGATTACCGTTGGATCATACCTTGTTCAGCCATACTAGGAGGAATTCTTCTAACCGTTGCTGATATTGGTGCTAGAATGATTAATGCGCCCTTTGAGTCACCTATTGGGGCGTTGATCGCGATACTCGGTGTTCCATTCTTTCTTTATGTGGCGCGTAAAGAGGGGAGGAATCTTTCATGA
- a CDS encoding FecCD family ABC transporter permease — protein sequence MKLNKLNRPEKVKKKSYKITLILIFAFLIFITFIISMNTGVSTLTPMEVLNTILGQGTDFQNLILFEFRLPRIIISILVGAGLAVSGCILQGVTRNPLADPGLLGITIGAGLAVVLFVSFFPSNTPAPTLLLPFLALLGASLTGMVIYLLAYSKQDGLIPIRLILVGIAVSAGLGAILTVLSLRLNHNDYDMIAVWLVGRIWGSSWDFVLALIPWLVILLPYAFYKARILDAFGFGDKVATGFGISVEKERMKLLGIAIALAASCVSVSGGIAFVGLIGPHLARRLIGPQHKYLLPASALIGALMLILADTLGRAILQPTEIPAGIVVALIGAPYFLYMLAREV from the coding sequence ATGAAGTTGAACAAGTTGAACCGACCGGAGAAAGTAAAAAAGAAGAGCTACAAAATTACATTAATATTGATATTCGCATTTCTAATCTTCATTACATTTATTATTAGTATGAACACTGGCGTATCTACTCTAACACCTATGGAAGTGCTTAATACAATTTTAGGCCAAGGAACAGATTTCCAAAATCTTATATTGTTTGAATTCAGACTTCCACGAATTATTATCTCCATTCTAGTAGGTGCGGGGCTTGCTGTGTCAGGCTGTATCCTACAAGGGGTAACTCGTAATCCATTAGCTGATCCAGGTTTGCTAGGAATTACAATTGGTGCTGGATTAGCAGTAGTACTGTTTGTTTCATTCTTCCCAAGTAATACGCCTGCACCGACGTTATTGTTGCCATTTCTGGCGTTACTAGGAGCTAGTCTCACAGGTATGGTTATATATTTATTAGCTTATAGTAAACAAGATGGTCTCATCCCAATTCGACTCATTCTTGTTGGAATTGCCGTATCTGCTGGTTTGGGTGCGATATTAACGGTGCTTTCGCTTCGTCTGAATCATAATGATTATGATATGATTGCAGTATGGCTAGTAGGAAGGATATGGGGAAGTAGCTGGGATTTCGTTCTAGCTTTGATTCCATGGTTAGTCATACTGCTTCCATATGCATTCTATAAGGCACGTATCTTAGATGCATTTGGATTTGGTGATAAAGTTGCTACAGGTTTTGGAATATCAGTAGAGAAAGAACGTATGAAGCTTCTAGGAATAGCCATCGCATTAGCAGCGTCTTGTGTTTCTGTTAGTGGGGGGATTGCCTTCGTAGGATTGATAGGCCCTCATTTAGCGCGAAGATTGATAGGTCCACAACATAAGTATTTATTACCTGCCTCAGCATTGATAGGTGCTCTAATGCTCATTCTAGCGGATACTTTAGGGAGAGCTATATTGCAGCCTACAGAGATACCAGCTGGTATTGTAGTGGC